A window of Tautonia plasticadhaerens contains these coding sequences:
- a CDS encoding TolC family protein: MLDRPGRRARRRRLDLIAGAMLLAFGPVPVDDRASGREGDGACPLPAASATDVPPPILPDRLGLAAELPPPPSMESVPASDPGTPLVPGQSILPIDLPAALRLAGARDLDIAIARQRVAEALGELQLARSFWLPSLFFGPNWIRHDGTAQVVEGPVRQISKSSLFMGGTLALGNGVTGPIPAGGPAPLGSLTSVLRLSDAIFYPLAARQEVEANRAAVTSATNDALLGLSEAYFDLQLAAGRLAIAREAAGHAGTLAEVTGSFARTGAGLEADHRRSLAERDLRRREVAEAVGDLEMASAEVVRRTRLDPRVIVAPVEPPEAIVRLVPEGGPPDDLIITALLNRPELASRRAVVEATLVRLKQARLRPFIPSVALRYSAGGFGGGTNAFFGDFDGRQDADVNLFWELQGLGVADLAYAKIAGARSEAAKLEVFKLQDRVASEVVRADKMRLAASRQIEQSERAVPDAIASLDLNFINIRRGAGLPGATRPIEVLQPIQALATARQAYLDSVIAYNRSQFRLYHALGRPASLPPSTIGRTPPAGPIHVVEPASR, translated from the coding sequence ATGTTGGATCGGCCAGGGCGACGAGCGCGGAGGCGACGCCTCGATCTGATCGCGGGGGCGATGCTCCTCGCCTTCGGCCCGGTCCCGGTCGATGACCGGGCCTCGGGCCGGGAGGGCGACGGGGCCTGTCCCCTCCCGGCGGCGTCCGCGACCGACGTGCCGCCGCCGATCCTCCCCGACCGGCTCGGCCTGGCGGCCGAGCTTCCCCCTCCCCCTTCGATGGAGTCGGTCCCGGCGAGCGACCCGGGCACCCCGCTGGTGCCCGGCCAGTCGATCCTGCCGATCGACCTGCCGGCCGCCCTCCGACTGGCCGGGGCCCGGGACCTGGACATCGCCATCGCCCGGCAGCGGGTGGCCGAGGCCCTGGGAGAGCTCCAGCTCGCCCGCTCCTTCTGGCTCCCCAGCCTCTTCTTCGGCCCGAACTGGATCCGGCACGACGGCACCGCCCAGGTGGTTGAGGGGCCGGTCCGTCAGATCAGCAAGAGCTCCCTGTTCATGGGGGGGACGCTCGCGCTGGGCAACGGCGTGACCGGCCCGATCCCGGCAGGGGGGCCGGCGCCGCTGGGGTCGCTGACCTCGGTCTTGCGTCTCTCCGACGCGATCTTCTACCCGCTGGCGGCCCGGCAGGAGGTCGAGGCGAATCGGGCGGCCGTCACCTCGGCGACCAACGACGCCCTGCTCGGGCTCTCCGAGGCCTACTTCGACCTCCAGCTCGCCGCCGGACGCCTCGCCATCGCCCGGGAGGCGGCCGGGCACGCCGGGACCCTGGCCGAGGTCACCGGCTCCTTCGCCCGGACCGGGGCCGGCCTGGAGGCCGACCACCGCCGGAGCCTGGCCGAGCGCGACCTCCGGCGCCGGGAGGTGGCCGAGGCGGTCGGCGACCTGGAGATGGCCTCCGCCGAGGTCGTCCGCCGCACCCGGCTCGACCCCCGGGTGATCGTCGCCCCGGTCGAGCCCCCCGAGGCGATCGTCCGGCTCGTCCCCGAGGGGGGGCCGCCCGACGACCTGATCATCACGGCCCTGCTCAACCGCCCCGAGTTGGCCTCCCGGCGCGCGGTGGTCGAGGCCACCCTCGTCCGCCTCAAGCAGGCCCGGCTCCGGCCGTTCATCCCCAGCGTGGCCCTCCGTTACTCCGCCGGCGGCTTCGGCGGCGGCACGAACGCTTTCTTCGGCGACTTCGACGGCCGGCAGGACGCCGACGTCAACCTGTTCTGGGAACTCCAGGGGCTCGGCGTGGCCGACCTCGCCTACGCGAAGATCGCCGGGGCCAGGAGCGAGGCCGCGAAGCTGGAGGTCTTCAAACTCCAGGACCGCGTGGCCTCCGAGGTCGTCCGGGCCGACAAGATGCGGCTGGCCGCCTCCCGGCAAATCGAGCAGTCCGAGCGGGCCGTGCCCGACGCCATCGCCTCGCTCGATCTGAACTTCATCAACATCCGGCGCGGGGCCGGCCTCCCGGGCGCGACCCGGCCGATCGAGGTCCTCCAGCCGATCCAGGCGCTGGCGACCGCCCGGCAGGCGTACCTCGACTCCGTGATCGCCTACAACCGGTCCCAGTTCCGCCTCTACCACGCCCTCGGCCGGCCGGCCTCGCTCCCCCCCTCGACGATCGGCCGCACCCCACCGGCCGGGCCGATCCACGTCGTCGAACCGGCCTCGCGTTGA
- a CDS encoding 3-keto-disaccharide hydrolase has translation MTRITIGLVGLLAALAPPATAGAQEPSQAIIDGTGPGWRALGAEDFENVNTDPDTWTFDGDVIRCTGQPVGVTRTKEPVTNFELVVRWRHLESGGNSGVFVWAPAEALEGIERGKLPRGGIEVQVLDNGFATKYEERTGKKGDFFTTHGDVFPVGTSTMTPFEPTSPDGSRSFPTEERVKDAGEWNHYYIRAINGEVRLWVNGKEVSGGKDCNPATGYLCLESEGAPIEFQGLRIRELP, from the coding sequence ATGACCCGCATCACGATCGGACTGGTCGGCCTGCTGGCCGCCCTCGCCCCCCCGGCGACCGCCGGGGCCCAGGAGCCTTCCCAGGCGATCATCGACGGCACCGGGCCCGGCTGGCGGGCCCTGGGCGCCGAGGATTTCGAGAACGTCAACACCGACCCCGACACCTGGACCTTCGACGGGGACGTGATCCGCTGCACCGGGCAGCCGGTGGGCGTGACCCGGACCAAGGAGCCGGTGACGAACTTCGAGTTGGTCGTCCGCTGGCGGCACCTGGAGTCGGGCGGCAACTCGGGCGTCTTCGTCTGGGCCCCCGCGGAGGCGCTGGAGGGGATCGAGCGGGGCAAGCTGCCGAGGGGCGGGATCGAGGTGCAGGTGCTCGACAACGGCTTCGCGACGAAGTACGAGGAGCGCACCGGCAAGAAGGGGGACTTCTTCACCACTCACGGCGACGTCTTCCCCGTCGGCACCTCGACGATGACCCCCTTCGAGCCGACCTCGCCGGACGGCTCCCGGAGCTTCCCCACCGAGGAGCGCGTGAAGGACGCCGGCGAGTGGAATCACTACTACATCCGCGCCATCAACGGCGAGGTCCGGCTCTGGGTCAACGGCAAGGAGGTCTCCGGAGGCAAGGACTGCAACCCCGCCACGGGCTACCTCTGCCTGGAGTCCGAAGGCGCGCCGATCGAATTCCAGGGGCTCCGGATCCGGGAACTCCCATGA
- a CDS encoding sulfurtransferase, giving the protein MMDLVSPLLALCSMIATPQGDQPARLLSFDRLEARLDDPDLRILDVRPRDSYDAGHIPGALWVDASAVEATASVPGALEDPKAWGDWAAGLGLGPDTAVYVYDANRQKDAARFWWLLSYLGVEEVGLIDGGFPLWQSEGRPVSTDEPEVDPRPFPVRLRPDRYASRSDVLDAIESGSAQVVDARSEAEHLGEEARSTRGGRVPTACHLEWATLVDEQGRFLPEEAIRPRLEAIGLEPGRPVITHCQGGGRASVDAFVLQRLGFPSRNYYLGWSDWGNAGETPVESGAAPRRP; this is encoded by the coding sequence ATGATGGATCTCGTCTCGCCGCTCCTGGCCCTCTGCTCGATGATCGCGACCCCGCAGGGAGACCAGCCCGCCCGGCTCCTGTCGTTCGACCGGCTCGAGGCCCGGCTCGACGACCCCGACCTCCGGATCCTCGACGTCCGGCCCCGCGATTCTTATGACGCCGGCCACATCCCCGGCGCGCTCTGGGTCGACGCCTCGGCGGTCGAGGCCACGGCCTCTGTGCCGGGGGCGCTGGAGGATCCGAAGGCCTGGGGGGACTGGGCGGCCGGCCTCGGCCTGGGGCCCGACACCGCCGTCTACGTCTATGACGCGAACCGTCAGAAGGACGCGGCGCGGTTCTGGTGGCTGCTCTCCTACCTCGGCGTGGAGGAGGTCGGCTTGATCGATGGCGGCTTCCCCCTCTGGCAGTCGGAGGGCCGGCCCGTGTCGACCGACGAGCCCGAGGTGGACCCCCGACCGTTCCCAGTCCGGCTGCGGCCCGACCGCTACGCGAGCCGATCGGACGTGCTCGACGCCATCGAGTCCGGCTCGGCCCAGGTCGTGGACGCCCGCAGCGAGGCCGAGCATCTGGGCGAGGAGGCCCGATCGACGAGGGGGGGCCGCGTCCCGACCGCCTGCCACCTGGAGTGGGCCACCCTGGTCGACGAGCAGGGCCGGTTCCTCCCCGAGGAGGCCATCCGCCCCCGCCTGGAGGCGATCGGGCTGGAGCCGGGTCGTCCGGTGATCACCCACTGCCAGGGGGGCGGACGGGCCTCGGTCGACGCCTTCGTCCTCCAGCGTCTCGGGTTCCCGAGCCGCAACTACTACCTCGGCTGGTCCGACTGGGGGAATGCGGGGGAGACCCCCGTCGAATCGGGGGCCGCACCGCGCCGCCCCTGA
- a CDS encoding efflux RND transporter periplasmic adaptor subunit, with protein sequence MPRTRHAISWSPLALAIFGALAGCGGPESPAIAADSGVGGDDVVTVPVVRPERAELEVSTTQPATVHPDYQAEIHAKVSGYLSELKADIGDRVEAGQVLGVIDVPELDRGRERQQATIARLEADERRAAAEVELAGADVEAAAAMLDQEQADIASARAALDAQRAEFDRVQGLVSEGAVTGQLLDEATERLESAEASLGSADAASATARANVDVANAKLAASRARRETSLAETEVARKELGELDAMLSYAILTSPFDGTVIRRNVDPGDLVRNIQGASGGLPEPLFVVAKLDTVRVRVPLPEDDSPVADVGDPARVAFRSTRGGPIEGRVSRISRGLDPSTRTMLVEVDLPNPDLALLPGMFGEATVILERAEGLVLPAGSVRFDEKGRGHVYVIGDGEVIRVVDVTTGLDDGNRIQIVSGLDGSERVVAPTIDRLAEGQRVRIADE encoded by the coding sequence ATGCCGAGGACCCGACACGCCATTTCCTGGAGCCCGCTCGCCCTGGCGATCTTCGGCGCCTTGGCCGGCTGCGGGGGCCCCGAGTCTCCGGCGATCGCGGCCGACTCGGGGGTCGGGGGCGATGACGTCGTGACCGTCCCGGTCGTCCGGCCCGAGCGGGCCGAACTGGAGGTCTCGACGACCCAGCCGGCGACCGTGCACCCCGACTACCAGGCGGAGATCCACGCCAAGGTCTCCGGATATCTGTCCGAGCTGAAGGCCGACATCGGCGACCGGGTGGAGGCCGGGCAAGTGCTCGGCGTCATCGACGTGCCCGAGCTGGACCGGGGCCGGGAGCGACAGCAGGCCACCATCGCCCGGCTGGAGGCCGACGAGCGGAGGGCCGCCGCCGAGGTCGAGCTGGCCGGGGCCGACGTCGAGGCCGCCGCAGCCATGCTCGATCAGGAGCAGGCCGACATCGCCTCCGCCCGGGCCGCCCTCGACGCCCAGCGGGCCGAGTTCGATCGGGTGCAGGGGCTCGTCTCCGAGGGGGCCGTCACCGGCCAGTTGCTCGACGAGGCGACCGAGCGCCTCGAATCCGCCGAGGCGAGCCTGGGGTCGGCCGACGCCGCCTCGGCCACCGCCCGGGCCAACGTGGACGTGGCCAACGCCAAGCTGGCCGCCTCCCGGGCCCGCCGGGAGACTTCCCTGGCCGAGACGGAGGTCGCCCGCAAGGAGCTGGGGGAGCTGGACGCGATGCTCTCCTACGCGATCCTGACGTCGCCGTTCGACGGCACCGTCATCCGGCGGAACGTCGACCCCGGGGACCTCGTCCGGAACATCCAGGGGGCATCCGGCGGGCTGCCCGAGCCGCTCTTCGTGGTCGCCAAGCTGGACACCGTCCGCGTCCGGGTCCCGCTGCCCGAGGACGACTCCCCGGTCGCCGACGTCGGCGACCCGGCCCGGGTCGCCTTCCGGTCGACCCGGGGCGGGCCGATCGAGGGCCGGGTCTCCCGAATCTCCCGCGGCCTCGACCCGAGCACCCGGACGATGCTCGTCGAGGTCGACCTGCCCAACCCGGACCTCGCCCTGCTGCCCGGGATGTTCGGCGAGGCCACGGTCATCCTGGAGCGCGCCGAGGGGCTGGTCCTGCCCGCCGGGTCGGTCCGGTTCGACGAGAAGGGACGCGGACATGTCTACGTCATCGGGGATGGCGAGGTGATCCGGGTCGTCGACGTCACCACCGGCCTCGACGACGGGAACCGCATCCAGATCGTCTCCGGGCTCGACGGCTCGGAGCGGGTGGTCGCCCCGACGATCGACCGCCTCGCCGAGGGCCAGCGCGTCCGGATCGCCGACGAGTGA
- a CDS encoding endonuclease/exonuclease/phosphatase family protein, which produces MRRARFHLLALLLALSIAPGRATAQPGGPIAVGSLNLEWFGDSLNPRDPSEIAALARYIRSLELDVLCCQEINPSGDRSGDGSPDWGDLLDALGPPFEGFVGTTGSRQRLGLIWDGGRVALTDLGELRGIDRLPVRSAETFPRMPITAFVRPLGGGPDFRLITVHLFWTSDPARRREAEQLRDWLVSYLSTGSDPDVLILGDFNTKALSLDDPRPSQTVANLELGGWFTAVSTDHPEATTPTTGERYDHAFLSPSMLLGGAYEPGSWDVRREACEAFPEAYLDRISNHCPVSIRLIGPDLDLAPPDDWGFGPGDDSPLARRLAFEAPSAVFPFPMAAVPTPTGPIEPGPRVAAGPSPPLPSKSLPMPGF; this is translated from the coding sequence ATGCGTCGTGCCCGATTCCACCTGCTCGCGCTCCTGTTGGCGCTGTCGATTGCCCCCGGCCGGGCGACGGCCCAGCCCGGGGGGCCGATCGCCGTCGGGTCGCTGAACCTCGAATGGTTCGGGGACTCCCTCAACCCCCGGGACCCGTCCGAGATCGCCGCGCTGGCGCGGTACATCCGGTCGCTGGAGCTGGATGTCCTCTGCTGCCAGGAGATCAACCCCTCCGGGGACCGCTCCGGCGACGGATCCCCCGACTGGGGGGACCTGCTCGACGCGCTCGGACCGCCCTTCGAGGGCTTCGTCGGCACCACCGGATCCCGACAGCGGCTCGGCCTCATCTGGGACGGAGGCCGGGTCGCCCTCACCGACCTCGGCGAACTCCGGGGGATCGACCGCCTCCCGGTCCGATCGGCCGAGACCTTCCCCCGGATGCCGATCACGGCCTTCGTCCGGCCCCTGGGGGGCGGGCCCGACTTCCGGCTGATCACCGTCCACCTGTTCTGGACCTCCGACCCCGCCCGGCGCCGGGAGGCGGAGCAGCTCCGGGACTGGCTCGTCTCCTACCTCTCGACCGGGTCCGACCCCGACGTCCTGATCCTCGGCGACTTCAACACCAAGGCACTGTCGCTCGACGACCCGAGGCCCTCGCAGACGGTCGCCAATCTCGAACTCGGCGGCTGGTTTACGGCCGTCTCGACCGACCACCCCGAGGCCACCACCCCCACCACCGGGGAGCGCTACGACCACGCCTTCCTGTCCCCCTCGATGCTCCTCGGGGGCGCCTACGAGCCCGGCTCATGGGACGTCCGACGCGAGGCCTGCGAGGCCTTCCCCGAGGCGTACCTCGACCGGATCTCCAACCACTGCCCCGTCTCGATCCGCCTGATCGGCCCCGACCTCGACCTCGCCCCCCCCGACGACTGGGGATTCGGCCCCGGGGACGATTCCCCCCTCGCCCGACGGCTGGCCTTCGAAGCCCCCTCGGCCGTCTTCCCCTTCCCGATGGCCGCCGTCCCGACGCCGACCGGACCGATCGAGCCCGGCCCCCGCGTCGCCGCCGGCCCGAGCCCGCCCTTGCCCTCCAAGTCCCTGCCGATGCCCGGCTTCTGA
- a CDS encoding efflux RND transporter permease subunit: protein MPLIRIALRNPHAVVALAVGLSLLGAAVLPGVTVDILPDFKRPVVVSFFSYPGLPTLDMEKSVTARVERALTLAGGIEHQESRTIPGAAVIKVFFQPGTDPSSAMNDIVNLEASDMFHLPPGIEWPFTLRSEPANLPVVLAAIGGEGLSESELYTIGYYAVRNKMGGLRGVQIPHPFGGRFRQMMVYVDPGKLRAVGLSARDVVDALNRSNLVLAAGSAKLGRYEYQIHPENTLPDAADIEAVPIAVRDGRPVFIRDVGRAVDDAAIQYNIVRVDGKRSVYCPLLREPGENTIAVVDRIREGLAVEIPKMKAQGDIPEATTVTLVSDQSSYIRDAMRNLGYEVGLGSILVALVVAAFLRRILPTLAVLLVIVLSMLIGGLGFAFSGETINVMTLGGVSLAIGTVVDAGIVVIENVIRHQRMGKSPADAARDGAEEVAGPVLAGTVTTLAVFIPAVFLTGMIRDLFEPLSIAATATIGASYVVAMTVVPAFCARFVRERARRGAARPAEEEVPEPRGAYAGVLGAAIRLRWVVIPATAGLVLASGLLLPGIGTELFPDVDAGTFELRVRTIPGTRLELTEELVARIEETIRDVIPPAEIESIISNIGLPVGKGAGFSTVLSPNSGPDSAFLVVNLEQEGRSISTKSYVDLLRGRLTSDFPAEKFFFVTGGIVNAALNEGVAAPIDIQISAGSLEATRSRAEEVVRAVSKVPGAVDVQIAQALDYPQLDVKVDRIRAKYLGLDQEDVARTILTALGSSVGYAPTIWIDPASGTDFFMGVQYESNVVESLDEIRNIPLSLSTPDGAITVPLSNVATVRRVNIPGEIAHYNIGRVYDVYVNVSGRDVGSVAADVDRVLAGLPEVPGVATTVRGPVETMKSGGRTLGLGLVVASILVYLVMLAQFRSFVDPLIIMLAVPLGLAGVVAALAFTGTTLNIQSLMGTLMMIGVVVNNSILLVEFANVLRSRGLDPRAAALAAAQIRLRPILMTSLTLVASMLPLCFRLAPGGEAMIPLARALVGGMLASTVLTLFLVPCVYAVVKRRTPPPATPA, encoded by the coding sequence ATGCCCCTGATCCGAATCGCCCTGCGGAACCCCCACGCGGTCGTCGCCCTGGCCGTCGGCCTCAGCCTCCTGGGGGCGGCCGTGCTGCCGGGGGTCACGGTCGACATCCTGCCGGACTTCAAGCGGCCGGTCGTCGTCAGCTTCTTCTCCTATCCCGGGTTGCCCACGCTGGACATGGAGAAGTCGGTCACCGCCCGGGTGGAGCGGGCGCTCACCCTGGCCGGCGGGATCGAGCACCAGGAGTCCCGGACGATCCCCGGCGCGGCGGTGATCAAGGTCTTCTTCCAGCCGGGCACCGACCCCAGCTCGGCCATGAACGACATCGTGAATCTCGAAGCCAGTGACATGTTCCACCTGCCGCCGGGCATCGAGTGGCCGTTCACGCTGCGGAGCGAGCCGGCGAACCTGCCCGTGGTCCTGGCGGCGATCGGCGGCGAGGGCCTGAGCGAGAGCGAACTCTATACGATCGGCTACTACGCCGTCCGCAACAAGATGGGCGGGCTCCGGGGCGTGCAGATCCCCCACCCCTTCGGCGGCAGGTTCCGGCAGATGATGGTCTACGTCGACCCCGGCAAGCTCCGGGCCGTCGGCCTCAGCGCCCGGGACGTGGTCGATGCGCTCAACCGGTCGAACCTCGTGCTCGCCGCGGGTTCGGCCAAGCTCGGCCGCTACGAGTACCAGATCCACCCCGAGAACACGCTCCCGGATGCCGCGGACATCGAGGCCGTCCCGATCGCCGTCCGGGACGGCCGCCCCGTCTTCATCCGGGACGTCGGCCGGGCCGTCGACGACGCGGCGATCCAGTACAACATCGTCCGGGTCGACGGCAAGCGGAGCGTCTACTGCCCCCTGCTCCGTGAGCCGGGCGAGAACACGATTGCCGTGGTTGACCGCATCCGGGAGGGCCTCGCCGTCGAGATCCCGAAGATGAAGGCACAGGGGGACATCCCCGAGGCGACCACGGTCACCCTCGTCAGCGACCAGTCCTCCTACATCCGTGACGCGATGCGGAACCTCGGCTACGAGGTCGGCCTCGGGTCGATCCTGGTGGCGTTGGTCGTCGCGGCCTTCCTCCGCCGGATCTTGCCGACCCTGGCGGTCCTGCTCGTGATCGTCCTCTCGATGCTCATCGGCGGCCTCGGCTTCGCCTTCAGCGGCGAGACGATCAACGTGATGACCCTCGGGGGCGTCTCCCTGGCGATCGGCACGGTGGTCGACGCCGGGATCGTGGTCATCGAGAACGTGATCCGGCATCAACGCATGGGCAAGTCCCCGGCCGACGCCGCCCGCGACGGCGCCGAGGAGGTGGCCGGGCCGGTCCTCGCCGGCACGGTGACGACCCTGGCGGTCTTCATCCCGGCCGTCTTCCTGACCGGCATGATCCGGGACCTGTTCGAGCCGCTCTCGATCGCCGCGACGGCGACGATCGGCGCCTCCTACGTCGTGGCCATGACCGTCGTCCCCGCCTTCTGCGCCCGGTTCGTCCGGGAGCGGGCCCGACGCGGGGCGGCCCGCCCGGCGGAGGAGGAGGTCCCCGAGCCGCGCGGGGCCTACGCCGGGGTCCTCGGGGCGGCGATCCGGCTGCGGTGGGTGGTCATCCCGGCGACGGCCGGGCTGGTGCTCGCCTCGGGCCTGCTCCTGCCGGGCATCGGCACGGAACTCTTCCCCGACGTGGACGCCGGCACCTTCGAGCTTCGGGTCCGGACCATCCCCGGCACTCGCCTGGAGCTGACGGAGGAGCTGGTCGCCCGGATCGAGGAGACGATCCGGGACGTGATCCCCCCCGCCGAGATCGAGTCGATCATCTCCAACATCGGCCTGCCCGTGGGCAAGGGGGCCGGGTTCTCGACCGTGCTCAGCCCGAACAGCGGGCCGGACTCGGCGTTCTTGGTGGTCAACCTGGAGCAGGAAGGCCGGTCGATCTCCACGAAATCGTATGTCGACCTGCTGCGGGGCCGGCTGACCTCGGACTTCCCCGCCGAGAAGTTCTTCTTCGTCACCGGCGGGATCGTCAACGCCGCCCTCAACGAGGGGGTCGCGGCGCCGATCGACATCCAGATCTCCGCCGGCTCGCTGGAGGCGACCAGGAGCCGGGCCGAGGAGGTGGTAAGGGCCGTCTCGAAGGTCCCCGGCGCCGTCGACGTGCAGATCGCCCAGGCGCTGGACTACCCCCAGCTCGACGTGAAGGTCGACCGCATCCGGGCCAAGTACCTCGGGCTCGACCAGGAGGATGTGGCCCGGACGATCCTCACGGCCCTCGGCTCCAGCGTCGGCTACGCGCCGACGATCTGGATCGACCCGGCCAGCGGGACCGACTTCTTCATGGGGGTGCAGTACGAGTCGAACGTGGTCGAGTCGCTCGACGAGATCCGGAACATCCCGCTCTCGCTGAGTACGCCCGACGGGGCGATCACCGTCCCCCTGTCGAACGTGGCGACGGTGAGGCGCGTGAACATCCCCGGCGAGATCGCCCACTACAACATCGGCCGGGTGTACGACGTGTACGTGAATGTCTCCGGCCGGGACGTGGGCTCGGTGGCCGCCGACGTCGACCGCGTGCTGGCCGGGTTGCCGGAGGTGCCGGGGGTCGCGACGACCGTCCGGGGGCCGGTCGAGACGATGAAGTCCGGCGGCAGGACGCTCGGCCTCGGGCTGGTCGTCGCGTCGATCCTCGTCTATCTGGTCATGCTCGCCCAGTTCCGGTCGTTCGTCGACCCGCTGATCATCATGCTCGCCGTCCCGCTCGGGCTGGCCGGCGTCGTGGCCGCCCTGGCCTTCACCGGGACGACGTTGAACATCCAGTCGCTGATGGGGACCCTGATGATGATCGGCGTGGTGGTCAACAACAGCATCCTGCTCGTCGAGTTCGCCAACGTGCTCCGCTCCCGGGGCCTCGACCCCCGCGCCGCCGCCCTCGCCGCCGCCCAGATCCGCCTGAGGCCCATCCTGATGACCTCACTGACGCTGGTCGCGTCGATGCTGCCGCTCTGCTTCCGACTGGCGCCGGGGGGAGAGGCGATGATCCCGCTGGCCAGGGCGCTGGTGGGCGGCATGCTCGCCTCGACGGTGCTCACGCTCTTCCTCGTCCCCTGCGTTTATGCGGTGGTCAAGCGACGGACCCCGCCGCCGGCCACTCCGGCCTGA
- a CDS encoding ISKra4 family transposase, translated as MSCPTCLEPAKFMGHRPRRVVSLLGAVRVTRAYYHCPHCHGGFAPGDAVMRVPEAALTPAAYEVACLAGALSAFAEAAEVTLPKMAGLRLAESTVERAAEAAGAEVGRRLAAGEVFGGARAWHWHKDAEGKTCAYVAADATGVGQQGEGGSSAEGRMATVAMVYNPVPEVSARRARPDGPPPRFRARYVAGLCGVAPLGEPLRRQAAQVGMDRAERWIALTDGGSGLEGWARANFGRVEAVILDFYHAAEYLGGLARALFPGDDEAREGWLGDWCHRLKYEGGPTVLEALRGLEVRGHAAKEARAEVVRYFTNQAHRMDYPGYVAKGWAIGSGPVEAACKTVIGQRMKGSGMRWGADGADALSHLRALFKSGDRQWDAFWCPTPN; from the coding sequence GTGAGCTGCCCGACCTGCCTCGAGCCGGCCAAGTTCATGGGCCACCGTCCCCGCCGGGTGGTCAGCCTGCTCGGGGCGGTACGGGTCACCCGGGCGTACTACCACTGCCCCCACTGCCACGGCGGCTTCGCCCCCGGCGACGCCGTGATGCGGGTGCCCGAGGCGGCGCTGACCCCGGCGGCCTACGAGGTCGCCTGCCTGGCCGGGGCGCTCTCGGCGTTCGCCGAGGCGGCCGAGGTGACCTTGCCGAAGATGGCCGGGCTGCGCCTGGCCGAGTCGACGGTCGAGCGGGCCGCCGAGGCGGCCGGGGCCGAGGTCGGCCGGCGGCTGGCCGCCGGGGAGGTCTTCGGCGGGGCCCGCGCCTGGCACTGGCACAAGGACGCCGAGGGCAAGACCTGCGCGTACGTGGCGGCGGACGCGACCGGGGTCGGGCAGCAGGGCGAGGGCGGGTCGTCGGCCGAGGGGCGGATGGCCACCGTGGCGATGGTCTACAACCCGGTCCCCGAGGTGTCCGCCCGCCGGGCGCGGCCCGACGGCCCGCCGCCCCGGTTCCGGGCCCGCTACGTGGCGGGGCTGTGCGGCGTGGCCCCCCTGGGCGAGCCGCTCCGGCGGCAGGCGGCGCAGGTGGGGATGGACCGGGCCGAGCGGTGGATCGCGCTGACCGACGGGGGCAGCGGGCTGGAGGGCTGGGCGCGTGCCAACTTCGGGAGGGTCGAGGCGGTGATCCTCGACTTCTACCACGCCGCCGAATACCTGGGGGGCCTGGCCCGCGCCCTGTTCCCGGGCGACGACGAAGCGCGGGAGGGCTGGCTGGGCGACTGGTGCCACCGGCTGAAATACGAGGGCGGCCCGACCGTACTCGAGGCGTTGCGAGGCCTGGAGGTGCGCGGCCACGCGGCGAAGGAAGCACGAGCGGAGGTGGTGCGGTACTTCACCAACCAGGCGCACCGCATGGACTACCCGGGCTACGTGGCCAAGGGTTGGGCGATCGGCTCGGGGCCGGTGGAGGCGGCGTGCAAGACGGTCATCGGGCAGCGGATGAAGGGCTCGGGGATGAGGTGGGGCGCCGACGGGGCCGACGCCCTGAGCCACTTGCGGGCGTTGTTCAAGAGCGGAGATCGGCAGTGGGACGCCTTCTGGTGCCCCACACCGAACTGA